A stretch of Paenibacillus sp. URB8-2 DNA encodes these proteins:
- a CDS encoding HupE/UreJ family protein codes for MKVISLKSSGCSLLAVLIVLFLLPIRPALAHLATIGYSDISAAGSAVRYQLYLDPQEVAQWMDMTSGRTVFVIEPGASTAKARTGVPGWSKEELQRLVDDCLTITSGGVSVKPEITEASMRNRGGAQYLYLDMTGEFPAAVHSFDIGYNFFYDLIDPKHQNFATVRVGGQEASAAVFTEGSRVLHQELSAEGRSSVSNSIPGWLATLAEFTGVGIMHIWTGFDHLLFIVSLIILKQRKQDYIQILTAFTLGHSVTIALAALNIVDVPQRIVEPLIAASIIYVAIENIWLRRVRRRWLVALGFGLVHGFGFAQVLQGMMRDDFLLTLFSFNLGVEIGQIAVLLALLPLIIIIGRKSWYGAVNYAVSGLIAAMGIVWFLQRTLLF; via the coding sequence GTGAAAGTAATCAGCCTGAAATCATCCGGATGCAGTCTGCTGGCCGTTCTGATTGTTCTGTTTCTGCTGCCTATCCGGCCCGCACTGGCTCATCTGGCCACTATAGGGTATTCCGATATATCCGCCGCCGGCTCGGCGGTGCGCTATCAATTGTACTTGGACCCTCAGGAAGTCGCCCAGTGGATGGACATGACAAGCGGCCGTACTGTGTTTGTCATTGAGCCCGGCGCTTCAACCGCCAAAGCCCGGACCGGCGTTCCCGGCTGGAGCAAGGAGGAATTGCAGCGTCTCGTTGACGATTGCCTGACGATAACGAGCGGCGGCGTTTCCGTGAAGCCGGAAATTACCGAAGCCTCCATGCGAAACAGAGGAGGAGCGCAGTACCTTTACCTCGATATGACCGGGGAATTTCCCGCTGCCGTACATTCCTTCGATATCGGGTACAATTTTTTTTATGATTTGATTGATCCGAAGCACCAGAATTTTGCCACCGTCCGAGTCGGGGGCCAAGAGGCATCAGCCGCGGTATTTACGGAGGGAAGCCGGGTTTTGCACCAAGAATTATCGGCGGAAGGCAGATCTTCCGTCTCCAATAGCATTCCCGGCTGGCTGGCGACGCTCGCTGAATTCACCGGAGTCGGGATCATGCATATCTGGACCGGATTCGACCATCTGTTATTTATCGTCTCCCTGATTATCCTGAAGCAGCGCAAGCAGGATTATATTCAAATACTAACCGCTTTCACGCTCGGCCACAGCGTCACCATAGCGCTTGCCGCGCTGAATATCGTTGACGTGCCGCAGCGGATCGTCGAGCCGCTGATCGCCGCAAGTATCATCTACGTTGCCATAGAGAACATCTGGCTGAGGAGAGTACGCCGCCGATGGCTGGTCGCGCTCGGCTTCGGTCTTGTTCACGGCTTCGGCTTTGCGCAGGTTCTGCAAGGGATGATGCGTGATGACTTTTTGCTGACGTTGTTCTCTTTCAATCTTGGAGTGGAAATCGGACAAATCGCCGTGCTGCTGGCTCTTCTGCCGCTGATTATTATTATTGGCCGCAAAAGCTGGTACGGCGCCGTGAACTATGCCGTCTCGGGCCTGATTGCGGCGATGGGTATTGTCTGGTTTCTGCAGCGGACGCTGCTTTTCTGA